The Cryobacterium roopkundense sequence GCGTTCTCACGGCTGAGGACGCTGTGGACGGGCATCAGAACGACCGACATTTCGATCAGCGAAGCAGGCGAGCTCGATCACATCTGCCGGTGCCCGACCGCGATTGCCAGCCATCCCGTTTCCCTGCCAGAGCGGCGATCCCAACGTGAACGCCGTTTCGGCTGGGTGTGCAATAATCTGCGTATAAATGCAGATAGGAATAGGTGCGGATTCGAACCCGAGGGTGAATACGTCGAACTGGCCGTCGAGGTTTTCGCGATGCTGGCCGATGCCACCCGCATCCGCATCATTCTCGCCCTCCGCGATGCCGAACTTCCCGTGAATCAGTTGGCCGAAACGGTCAACAAATCCCAGGCTGCCGTGTCACAGCACCTCGCAAAACTGCGCCTCGCCCGCATCGTCACCACACGACGTGACGGTACTCGGGTCTTCTACCGGTTGGCCAACGAGCATGCGCGCCAGCTGGTTTCGGACGCCATCTTCCAGGCCCAGCACGCCCTCGAAGGCGTACCCGCTCACCACCGCTCACCACTCACTCATACAGTGTCAGATCAGGACGGTATCGACCGTGCTTGATGTACTGCGCAACACGGCATACCGAAAACTGTTCAGCGCGCAGG is a genomic window containing:
- a CDS encoding ArsR/SmtB family transcription factor; this encodes MNADRNRCGFEPEGEYVELAVEVFAMLADATRIRIILALRDAELPVNQLAETVNKSQAAVSQHLAKLRLARIVTTRRDGTRVFYRLANEHARQLVSDAIFQAQHALEGVPAHHRSPLTHTVSDQDGIDRA